The following nucleotide sequence is from Salinigranum halophilum.
GCTCGCGTCGAGCGGGTCGCCGGTCGCGCCCGTCGTCGGTGTCGAGCGTCCGTTCGAGGTCGTCGAGCGTCGTCCGGAGGTCGGAGAGGAGGGTCGCGAGGTCGTCGCGGTCGGGGTCGTGGCTCATACACCACGTTGGGGCGGCGAGGACAAAAACGTCCGCGCCCGCCTCGGCCTAGCGACGCGCCGCGCGCTGGTACTGCGGCGGCCACGCCGCGTCGCGCCCGAGTTCGGACGCGGCACGATGTGTGAAGTACGGGTCGCGGAGGTGTTCACGCCCCAGGAGCACCACGTCGGCCCGGCCGTTGCGGACGAGTGCGTCCGCGTGCTGTGCTGTCGTAATCGCGCCGACGGCCGCGACGGGCAGGTCGACCGCCGTCCGAACCCGTTCCGCGTACGGGACCTGGTAGCCGGGCCCGACGTCGGGGAGTTCCTGTTCGGGGTGGATGCCGCCGCTGCTGACGTCGACGAGGTCCGCCCCACAGTCGGCGAGGTCGCCGGCGAGGCGGACCGTGTCGTCTACCGTCCACGAGTCACGGTCGGGGAGCCAGTCCGTCGCGGAGACCCGGACGAACACCGGCCGGTCGTCGGGCCACACGTCGCGGACGGCCGTGGTGACCTCCCTGACCAGCCGCGTGCGTCCCGCGAAGTCGCCGCCGTACTCGTCGGTCCGTCGGTTGGTGACGGGCGAGAGGAACTCGTGGAGGAGGTAGCCGTGAGCGGCGTGGACCTCGGCGACGAGGAACCCGGCGTCGAGTGCGCGCTCGGCGGCCGCGACGAAGTCGTCGACGACGCCGCTGATGTCGGCCGTCGAGAGCGCGTGGACCGGCGGCGACTCGTGGTCCTCGTAGGGCCACGGGACCTCGCTGGGCGCGACGACCTCCCAGCCGCCGTCGGCCGGGCCGATGGGAGCCCCGCCCTCCCAGGGTCGGCGCGTGCTCGCTTTCCGCCCGGCGTGTGCCAGTTGGATGCCGGGCACCGCGCCCTGGTCGCGGACGAACGAGGCGAGACGCCGGAGCGCGGTCGCCTGCTCGTCGGTCCAGATGCCGAGGTCCTCGGGTGAGATGCGCCCCTCGGGGGCGACGGCGGTCGCTTCCGTCATCACGAGACCGGCCCCGCCCACGGCTCGACTGCCGAGGTGGACGAGGTGCCAGTCGGTCGCGACCCCGTCGACTGCAGAGTACTGACACATCGGGGAGACCCCGATTCGGTTCGGTATCGTCGTCTCGCGCAGGGAGAGCGGGGAGAACAGCGATGGGCTCATTACACCGTGTTGGTGCTTGGATAATTATACGTTGTGTTCGACGTGTTTTAGGCGAGCCAAAAACTTATGACCGACGCTCACTCAGACGGGTGTATGAGCGGACCCGATGCGGAAGCCTCACCTGACACCCGCGCGAACGAGACCAGTCGGAACGCGGACACGCCGCGCGTGTCGGCACTCCACACCTCCCCGGACCGCCTCGTCCTCACCGAAGCCGGGAACACGGACGGGTGGTTGGCGAGCGACGGCGCTGTCGCGCTCGACGAGATCGTATAAGCGAATCGCCCGAACCGCAGCGTCACCGCGGTCGCGTCCGCGCGCCAGGTCGTCTATTCGGTGACGAGCGAGTCGTCTTCGAGGTAGTGCTCGACGTGGTGGGCCGCCTCTTCGACCTCGATGAGGTTCTCTCGGAGCATGTGAGCGGTCGTGGGGTCGCCGAGGTTCTCGGCGAGTTCGATGTGCTCGCGGAGCGTCTCGATGATGTCCCCGTACAGTTCCACGTCGTTCTCGAGGGACGTCCGGATGTCGTAGACGTCGTCACCCTCGGGTTCGACTGGTGCGTGTTCCTCGTGGTTCTTCCCCCCCGAGAGCGGAACGCCGCCGAGCGCCTGGGCCCGCTCTGCGAGTTCGTCGGCGAACTCCTCGGCCTCCTCGGCGGCCTCGCCGAGGAAGACGTGGATGTCACGGAACTCCGCACCCTCGACGTTCCAGTGGTGTTTCTTCAGCTGGTGGTAGAGGACGTACGTCGCCGCGAGGTCGGTGTTGAGGGCATCGACGAGCTGTTCTGCACGGTCGGCATCGATGCGGAGCGCGTCGCTTCCTTCGACGCTCCCGGCGCGCTGTCGGACGGACTGCTGAGTGCTCATTACACTACGACGTAGGGAGAGAAGCCACTTCATGCTTGTGTTTTAGCAAAAATACTTTCTGTAAAGAAAAGAAAAACACTCGTTATGATACATCGTGGGGGGCCGTCTCCTGTGAGAGAGTCACACACATATGTGTCGAGCACGTAGTCTCCCCGCTGGTCTCACTGGACCAGCACGGCGACCGCAAACGACGTGGGTTCTGTCATGGTTTCCCACGGGGTAGGCCTGCGGTCGCCTCCCACTGTCGTCCCCGTTTCGACCCCGACGGGCGGACGTCCGACGGAGAGACGAAGGGAAACGCTCTTTTCGCCCACGGCCGCAGTTTCGACGTATGAGTGACGGGGACGACGCCGCCGATTCGTCTGGGTCGGACGAGGAGCCCACCGCAGAGAGCCTCGAGGAACGCCTCACCGCCGTCGAAGAGGAGCTAGACGCCGCCGAGACGGAGGCCGACCTCGACGAGGTCGAAGCCACCATCGACGACATCGAGAGCGACCTCGAACGCGCGGACCTGCCGGAGCCCGACGAGGACGACGACGACGCCGAGGACCCCCGCGCGGACCTCGAGTCGAAGGTCGACGCGCTCCGCGACGCGCTCGAGGAGGCCCGCGGCCCCTACGGCGAGGACGTGGTGGCCGAGATAGACGAGGCCAAGAGCACCATCGAGGACACCCGCTGGACCGAGCAGGGCGAAGGTGAGGTCGCGGAGGCCGTCGCGACCTTCACCGACGCCGCCGCGGAGACGCTCGACGGCTCGTTCTCGGCCGACGGTGCCGACACCGACTCGCTCGTGGCCGCACTCGATTCCGTCGCCGAGGCAGTCACCGAGGCCGGTTTCGACGCCGACGACGACGCCGAAGAGATCGCTGCGCTCCTGGAGGCGACCGACGCGCTCTCGACCGGGCTCGAGGAGGCCCAGGAGTGGGACGACCTGCTCGTGAACGAGCAGTTGGAGGCGCTCGGCTTCTACGACTGCCTCGGCCACTACAAGGACTTCCCGCCCGAGTGGTCCGCGGTCAAGGAGTGGGAGAAGCAGGGGAACGTCGAGATGGTGTTGCTCGCGCTCGACAAACTCGGCGACTCCGGCTTCATGGAGGAGCACTGCCTCGAAGCCATCACACGCATGGGCGACCCGGGCGCGTTCGACGAGATGCACGCTCGCGCGCAGAAGCGCGGCAAGCCCGCGATCAAGGCGCTCGGAAAGATGGGTGCCGACGCCGAGGACGCGGTGGAGACGCTCGTCGACTACGTCGACGCCGACTCCGACCCGGCCCTCCAGAAGGTGACGTTCAAAGCCCTCGGTGAGATTGGCTCCGAGGAGGCCACCCAGGCGCTCGCGGACAAACTCGCCATGGACAACGACAACGTTCGCCCGCACGCGGCCCGTGCGCTCGGGCTCGTCGGGGACACCCGTGCGGTGAAGCCCCTGACTGACGCCCTGACCGACGACGAACACGACAAGGTCCGCGCCGCTGCGGCGTGGGCACTCCGACAGATCGGCACCGAAACCGCCCTCGAAGCCGCCGCCGGAGCCGCCGACGACACGGCGTTCGTCGTTCAGCACGAGGCCGAACGCGCCGCCGAGACGCTCGCGTCCTCCGACACGGACGCCGAAGCCCCGACGGCGTAACGGCGCTCCTTCTTCCCGTCCAAGAGTTCATAACAGAAGACGCGGCCACCACGCGGCGTGTTCCGCACGCGCCGCCCGACCGTCCGGCTCCTACTCGTCTGTGCGCTGCTCGTCGTGGGGACGACACCCGCGGTGGTCGCCGCCGAACCGACGTCCGCTCCTCGGCTCGTGTCGGTGTACCCGAATCCCCTCGCCGACGGCGACGCCGGGGAGTTCGTCGTCGTCACCACGACAGGGCCGCAGAACCTCACCCTCGCTGACGGCGAGGGGGCCATCGAACTCTCGCTCCCCGGCGGCCCGGTCGCCATCTCGGCGGACCCGACTGCGACGAAGGCGCTCACCGACCGCCCGGTCGTCGCCGTCTCGGGACTCGAACTCGCCAACGGCGGCGAGCGACTCGTGCTCAGCCGCGGGGGGAGAACGGTCGACACCGTCGTCTACGAGGACGCGCCGGCCGGCGAACGACTCCTCGTCGACGGGGACGGACGGGAGTGGCGTCCGCTCGGGTACGAGCCCCGTCCGGTTCTCGCTCACGGGGGCGCGCAGGTGACGGCGTTCGTCCTCCCCGACTCGCCCGACGTCGCGCTGGACACGATTCGGGCGGCCGACGACCGCATCCTCCTCGCGGGCTACACCTTCACCTCGCCGCGCGTCACGCGCGCCCTCGTGGACGCCTCCGAGCGCGGGGTCCGCGTTCGTCTCCTCGTCGACGACGCGCCCGTCGGTGGCCTGACGACTCGGGAGGCCCGGATG
It contains:
- a CDS encoding NADH:flavin oxidoreductase/NADH oxidase; translated protein: MSPSLFSPLSLRETTIPNRIGVSPMCQYSAVDGVATDWHLVHLGSRAVGGAGLVMTEATAVAPEGRISPEDLGIWTDEQATALRRLASFVRDQGAVPGIQLAHAGRKASTRRPWEGGAPIGPADGGWEVVAPSEVPWPYEDHESPPVHALSTADISGVVDDFVAAAERALDAGFLVAEVHAAHGYLLHEFLSPVTNRRTDEYGGDFAGRTRLVREVTTAVRDVWPDDRPVFVRVSATDWLPDRDSWTVDDTVRLAGDLADCGADLVDVSSGGIHPEQELPDVGPGYQVPYAERVRTAVDLPVAAVGAITTAQHADALVRNGRADVVLLGREHLRDPYFTHRAASELGRDAAWPPQYQRAARR
- a CDS encoding HEAT repeat domain-containing protein: MSDGDDAADSSGSDEEPTAESLEERLTAVEEELDAAETEADLDEVEATIDDIESDLERADLPEPDEDDDDAEDPRADLESKVDALRDALEEARGPYGEDVVAEIDEAKSTIEDTRWTEQGEGEVAEAVATFTDAAAETLDGSFSADGADTDSLVAALDSVAEAVTEAGFDADDDAEEIAALLEATDALSTGLEEAQEWDDLLVNEQLEALGFYDCLGHYKDFPPEWSAVKEWEKQGNVEMVLLALDKLGDSGFMEEHCLEAITRMGDPGAFDEMHARAQKRGKPAIKALGKMGADAEDAVETLVDYVDADSDPALQKVTFKALGEIGSEEATQALADKLAMDNDNVRPHAARALGLVGDTRAVKPLTDALTDDEHDKVRAAAAWALRQIGTETALEAAAGAADDTAFVVQHEAERAAETLASSDTDAEAPTA
- a CDS encoding phospholipase D-like domain-containing protein; this translates as MFRTRRPTVRLLLVCALLVVGTTPAVVAAEPTSAPRLVSVYPNPLADGDAGEFVVVTTTGPQNLTLADGEGAIELSLPGGPVAISADPTATKALTDRPVVAVSGLELANGGERLVLSRGGRTVDTVVYEDAPAGERLLVDGDGREWRPLGYEPRPVLAHGGAQVTAFVLPDSPDVALDTIRAADDRILLAGYTFTSPRVTRALVDASERGVRVRLLVDDAPVGGLTTREARMLDRLARADVEVRVIGGEGARFAFHHPWSREPNAAETPPSPSPGDRPTARGGSAIEASSAAHWDSLSGSRPSPRMRPSAGRPGDEDERRRNDERRL
- the dpsA gene encoding DNA starvation/stationary phase protection protein DpsA → MSTQQSVRQRAGSVEGSDALRIDADRAEQLVDALNTDLAATYVLYHQLKKHHWNVEGAEFRDIHVFLGEAAEEAEEFADELAERAQALGGVPLSGGKNHEEHAPVEPEGDDVYDIRTSLENDVELYGDIIETLREHIELAENLGDPTTAHMLRENLIEVEEAAHHVEHYLEDDSLVTE